Below is a window of Candidozyma auris chromosome 3, complete sequence DNA.
ACTCTGGGTACGACCCGTACAAGGTGGCCGAGAACAAAAGCTGCAAAACAGTAAGCACTAATCGGGTGTAAAACGTCCACTTGGCCTTGTTTCCAAtagctttttttctgctcATCACCACAAGCTGTCGGGCGCTAAGCGCCACCATTAACACCCCTGCTGTCACATACAAGATACCCTGAAGAAAGCACGGGGTCAAGTCGTTGTACTTTGGCGAAAGAGGCCCCCAGCCATCACCACATTGACACGAGAGCCACCATGTGGGGCCAGGATAGACGGGAGACGAGTGGTTGCCATGATGGCCAGAAGTTAGTGAGGGTGTTGCTAATGGTTGTGAATTTCCAGCCAACGCTGCTAGTATGGGAGATCGGGCTAGCAGGTCAGCGTAATTGGGCAAGCCGGCCGCGTCAAGTTCTACTTGATCCATGACACACTCGGTAAAGTAGGCTTTATTTGGTGGAAGAACTTCGGTGGTTTAGGTAGACTTCCCAAGTGAACTGTTGGTTGCGATTTTTCAAGGTGGTGCTAGCGTAATCCTATATAACTTAGTAAGCCTTCTCTCTGCGCACCTCACTGCAGCACTGCACCGCACATGAAGGCTAACCgttggcagagaagaaccGACTACGGGAAACAATTATGATTACATAACTTACCAACCAGGGGGAGGTCCTTGCTGGCTAGTTTGATATTAGTCAAAGAGATATAATTTGGTAAACTCAATAATTCCGTCCGAGTGGATTGACCAGTACACCAAGCCCAGATTGTCTGACCACATTGGATCGTTTAATTTCTGCCACTTTGCCTCCGTCCGACCTGCAATCAACTTTCCGTCCCCCACTCCCACACACAGTGCACTTTTCGTAAATTCTGATACCTtcatccttctttggaagcCAGAAGAACGCCCGCTTTCCCGATCCCGGTACTACCAGGTATTCATTGTTGGAAATCAATTGGTCTTGGCTCACTTGAACAATCTCCTTAATCTAGACGGCTTTTTTTCGCTCGTGCGGTTTTCTCCGCTTAGATCCGTCGTATACTGACTAGTCCGTTTCTGATAGTGCAGCGGCGTATTTTTCCCAATCACATCTGGTGGCAATTCAGGGTTTGGACTGCTGCTTCCGAGCCCAGACAGCGACATGTTCAGTGGAGCTGACGGCTTCGAAGTATGACTATGTGTGCTCAGTACGGGCCGCGAGTTGGCAGTAGTACTTGGCTGCGACGGCGGCTTCGGAACGTCGAACAAGTATGATGGCGCCCGCGTACGAGGGCGGGTGATCTCGTCATAAAGTGGGATCTCAAGCAGATCGGGCTGCTTTACTTGGTCAATGTCTTGAAGACCAATCAAAAAGTCCCTTGGTTTGAGCACAGTCTCTGACCCCAAGTAGAAATCCTTGTCGAGCGCTTGCGAGAGCTCATATGCCAGCCGCATCTCAGAGTAAGTTACTCCTCCAGCCACGTAGCAGAAGATCCTTTGTTTGTTCTTCGAGCTCTTATGACTCGCTCCATGTCTCGATGCCGAAGGTGCCCATGATGCCTTCACACGAGGATTTCTGATGGAATTGTTTTTATCCAAACCAGCGTTAAGACCGTTCCCTTTAGGTACATCTTCTGCAATGGGTTTATCACGAAAGTAGGGGAACCAGTCCTCATCCAATTCGTATTTTGCAGCATTGTATAGAACTCTCTTGAGACCAGGGGCGAATCTTGATGTATTATAAGTACCCtcattgttgatggtgtGGAAAAATTGCCTATCGACTTTTTTGTCCTTGGGGGTTTTCTTCACTATAGGAAAGTCAAGCTTGTAGAGGTTGTAAAAACATCTCAGCACAAGTGATACTATCTGAGTGTTCTTAACGCCAATGAACTTGGCAAGCTTCACAAAATCACTCTCACAGAGTCCACCTCTGTAAAGTCCGTAAATCAAGACAAGTCTCATTTTGTCATTGACATGCAAATCCTCACGAGCAAGCAAGACAATCAAATCTTCATGCAATTTTTTATTATGAATGCCTTCAAAAGAGGTGCCCTCGGCGCAGCAGGTTTGTTCGAAATCAGCTGCAAACTCCGCCAATTTCCTCTTTGCATTGATATCCAAGATCTCATCAATCAATGTTTTGTGTAAAGTAACTTGACGACGGTCTTCGTCAAACCCATGCAAGTGAGCTACAACGTACATCAAGTCAGATGAGGTCTTTGCTTTCGAACGATCAACCATCATTGGATTGTTTTTGATAAGATCATTGATACGATTGATGATAACCTCAGATGCTTCAATAATGTGCATATGACGAAGAGATGTCCAAAGTTCGTCGTCCTCGGCATCCAAATCAGACGTCATTTCCTGTTGCTCTCCCTTCTCATTCTCAGCTTGATACTTGTAGATACGCTCTCTCTCCAAACTCTGCACTATGTCCATTGCCATTGCTTGGTAGGAGAATTCGTGCAAAAGTGGAGCAAACAAATCCATGGATCTGTCAGTGATCAAAAGGATGGCTCTTTGTTTCTCCAAAGCCGATTTTGGAGGGTAATCCGTGTTGGCACGGAGGTAATCGTCAAGCTGGCGCTGTACTTCGTCTGCTATGAGTTCTGGTAAACGAGCTGCCTGGTGAGTGGCCTTAGGCAGTGCGTAGAATCGTATGAGAGGGTATTCCTCGGCCACAATGATTGCATTCACGATGGCTTTCGCCGCTTTCCTAATCTGCGGCAAGACCATCTCACTGCAATTGTCATTATAGTAAACAGGCATTGAGTTGTATGGGATATGGTTTGTGAGAAAAACTCTTGATTCCAAGGGGAACATGGACGCTTGAATATAGGTAGCAGTAGAGCCGTCACCGCCGAAATACCTCATCGTATCAGGATTGCCCAAGAATTTCGATGACTGAAAGTACCTTATTTGCTCCGTATCCCATTGGGTGAACGGAATAAACAAGGCGTGACCCATCTTATACCTTTTTACCTTCACGTCGGCCAGGATGCAATTGAGATTATACACCAGAGGCTCGAGAAAATAAATGGCCAGAAGAAACAGCTGGAGCTTTCGTGGGGCGTCAATCTGTTCAATGGTAGTGACGATTCTGAGCAAAGCatctttggagaaaagtCGAAGTAGCAACGCTTCAGTTTGCTTGTCGAGCACCAAGGCGAAAAGACCTCCTATGGAGGTGATTTCCTTGAGCCTCTCGTGAAGGTACCTTTTTTGAACGTTGAATAGAGACAGTGGGTCTTCGATGTTCATAAGGTCGGCAAGTTGAGAATGAACCAGTGTTGATCTGGagtgaagaagctgttCGTGGTAGTAGTTTGATGTGTGTAGAGAACCCTGCAGGCCCACACGAATACGGGATTAAGAGCATGGTATCAAAGGAAGATAGAAAAGAACCTTATTAATAAATTTGATGAGGCGAACATTGAAAAGGTTTATATCCAGAGGAAGAGTTAATCTACATCCTAAGCATGAACTTTCTTTTAGTTGTTGATCTTGGTTCTTGTCGTTCACCTCGGCCAAACAAGGCTTGGGTGCGAAAGCTGATGGTATTGGCTGAGCCAGCGAACTGCCACTTGTTAGCAGTGTCTGGAAAACAATCAATTATCATCGCATCATTGGTCGCTTGTTTTATGTAGTGAAACTGCATTGTCCAAGCTCATTCGAATGTACTTGAAAAGTGAACCTTTCAGTTTGAGGtgttgcttctttttttagCTCAAGGGTCTCGCAAGTGAAGCTTCTGACTTATCAACAATGGGCATTCAATTGCGGTGTGCACGACAAGATTGAATCCTGAGGGCAGGCGGTCGAGGAGTTATATGGAAGCGTAACTGAAAGTATCAAAATAGTTCTAGTGGTGATCAGTAGCAGATTTGTAGAGTGGGGTTTGGATTGCACTTTTTGCAGAAATTCATATGTGGCTTGCAGAAGTAGGTAAGGAAGGGAAAGTGAAGACAAGTGGAAATGTATACACTGAAGTGGTAAGACTGGAATTCTGGGTGGTGTAATTGAGCTACTGTGATGTAAATCGAAGTCAACTTTTCATAACGCTGTGGACCAAGATTATTATTGTCACTAAATGCCCGTCTTGAGAGAGACTCCattccattttgcaaccgttgCACACAGAGGGCAACCTCACCACACCCCAGAGCTCTACCATCCTCAGCTCAGCCCATAAATGGTCATATTCTATCATTGAAACATGCCTAAGAAAAGATTTTAAATCGTTTTCATTTATGTAAATATTTAGCTTTTGTACCACATACAGCGACTGTTTACTACAGCTTACAACTACACGCGCCAGCAGACAGTGGGAAATTTCAACAGCGAGTCACGCTTGCACAGGGCATCTAGATGTAAGCCAAAGCGCAAACTACAAAGAACATAAGGTCACCAACACAAGTGATACAATTTTAGGGATCGAATCAGCCTGCTTCTAAGCAGATTGTGTTGTTAAGATCCATTGTAAGGTCACGTGCATCAAGCGAGTACTAGAAAAGAGCGCCTCGATATTTACCCTATTTGGTCTAGACATCCTTCACGATCACCGTCAAGCAAACTGAAACCACCGACATAGATTTCACTCAGACCAGAGTAATTCTGCTCTAGATTCATCACATTCACTTTTTAATCATGGCTGAAAGACGCCCATCCCAGCCAGTTGACTCCAGCCGAGGCCCAACCTTGTTGTACATAGCAGGATggtacttcttctccatgtcGATCTCCGTGTACAACAAGTGGATGTTTGGCAGTGGACTTGACTTTAAGTTTCCCTTGTTTGTCACGGCTTTCCACCAACTATGCCTATTTTGTTTATCGGCCCTGGTGCTATATTTTCGCCCATTGCTTCGTCCCACCGTCAATGGATCATTATCTGGGTTCTGGTCCTCACTAGCGATAGCTCCAGAGCGCTATGCTCGTCAAATACTACCTTGCGGCATAACTTCTGCTGGTGACATTGGTTTGAGTAACCTCTCATTCAGTTATATTTCCCTTTCGCTTTATACTATGCTCAAAACATCCAGTCTCATCTTCGTATTGATCTTTGGCCTCATATTCCGTCTAGAGCGTTTTAATTGGCGATTAATCGTCATCGTAGTCGTGATGACTGGAtcagtgatgatgatgaccCAAAAACCCGACCTTGATGATAATAATGAGgctgctgatgatgaccaTAATCCGATTGGCAttgtgttggtgatggctGCGTCTGCCATATCAGGCTTACGTTGGTCCTTCACTCAATTGTTGCTAAAGAAAAACGATCACACCAAACATCCAATACTGACGATATTTTATATCTCTCCAGCTATGATAGTGATACTACTTGTCACTGCAATTCTTGTGGAACGATGGTCTGCATTTGTCTCACTGCCGATTTGGGCAATTCATGGTGTTCTAGGTGTGCTAGGCTTGATGTTGGTGCCAGGCTTCTTGGCATTTATGATGACATTATGTGAATTCAAATTACTATCCGTTGCACAAGTCTTGACCTTGTCGATCGCAGGTATTTTCAAAGAACTTCTAACAATAATGCTCGGTCTGCTTCTATTTGGCGATAGACTTAGTCTAATAAATTGCGTGGGATTGGTAATAACATTTCTCGATATACTATGGTACAATTATTATAGATACCAGGAGACGGGTGCCGCAAACATCAATCAAAGTTATACTGCGGTGCCCTCTAGCTCTCCTGATGATATCAGTCTCGAATCTGGCTCTGATGCAATTGAATTAAAACAACAATGAATATAGAATGCACAACTCATCAAATGACCACACCAACAAACGCTCCAAATATGAACAAGGACACGTATATGAGCAACTTCTCTTTCCCGGGTCTATCCCAGTGCGTGAACGCGCCACCTGCCATGGCTTTAGACGACGTGGACCTACTGCTCTGAAGTTTTAAGGGTCCAactgttgatgatgagtgCCCAGACACAACAACCTCACCAGAGACAattgaagcaagagaaTACTTGGTAAGAACTGCCTCGGCTGCAGAGGAGTTTGCAGGGTTGATGGTCAACGTTGCTGACAGAGTGTAGTTGTatgttgatgcaaatgGGATGGTTCCTGATGCGATTAATGAAGCTCCATCATCGCTTttgttggacttggaaCTTCCTGATTGTAACGAGAAATCCGTATTTGCTGTATAGTTCTTGTTGTGATTACCAAGCGCTATGTGTTTGCCGTCATTGTCCACAGCAAAATATGCGTTTGTCAAGAATGGGAGCCCGAGAGATGTGTAGCCGAGATACGACGACGGGCTGACATTGAGGATGCAAGCCTTCGCTTCGCCAGAGAACTTCAATGGGGTATCGTTGGAAGACGCGTAAAGAAGGGACGACAAAGGTGCCTTTATAGTTAAGGGACCAAATTGGTAATGCAATTCAGCATCACTTTCCTCGACGTCAGAACACTTAACGATCCATTCGTCGTTTTCTTTGTTATAAAATGCATTTGTTTGAAGTGCCAAACGAATTATGACATCCAAAGGAAAATAATTGAATGAGTTTCGAGTGTCAAGGAGTACAGGGACGGGGTCTTGTTCCAAGAGAGAAACGGATTGAGAGGTGTTTCCATTCACAACACGAAGATCAGACAATAGAAGCGTGGGAAGAGTCGAGCCCGAGTTGAGACCGGTGTATGGTAGGATTGGAAACGAGACAAAGTCGCCCTCGAAatattttttgttgactGCCCCTAATAAAAGCTCGCCGGCGGCTTCCGTGTTGTCCAGCATATACTCCATAAAAGCCGAGTAGGCATGAGACTTTATTGTTTCTGAGTTAACAAAGTAGTTCAAAAAGCCAGTGCCTCTAGAGTTGTCAGCCAAACCTAGACCACCAGCGATCATGTTGGTATGGTTGACATAGACAAAAGCGAAGTCGTCCAAGATAATATCACCCTCCGAGGTGTCTGAGAGATTAAAAGTGGTGATACCAACCTCACCTTCAGCCACGATAGCATTCGGGTATGCAATACTAACCGGGTTCCCCAGCAAATCTATTAAGGTTTCCACGCTACTTGTCGACGTAGAACCGCTATCTGACAGGAGAGTCGTCTCCGCGTACAACATGCCATAAGGATAGTCAGACGTACACTCCGCCAAGGCAGCCAGTCTTGATGACAGGGCCGTGCCAGGAATATCGCTGACGTTACAATACAGCTGGATCAAAGCCTCTGGTCTGGGCACCCACAAGTCGGGCTGCTGCAAATCGAGAAGAACGGCCAAATCACCAAGCTGaacattgaagaagatgccCTTGTTTTTGGCGACCAAGGGTACTGTGATGACGGAGTCAGCCAGCGAGGAAGTTGACGTTGAGAGCCGTGACAGAGAAGCCAGAGCCAGCAAGGAGGACTCCAGGTCTGCCGCCAGCGCCCACGCATAAAAAAGGGACCAGACGAAGCACCAACACAAATGCATGTTGTTATATCccaaatgaagatgctATGAAGGTGCTGGGGAGTCGACTGGAAGTGGGGAAGGAAGCAGCAAAAACGATGAGAAAGtgtatatatatatataccCATGTATAAAGCACTACTTCAAAAGGAGGGCGCGGAcgatgagaaaaaaaaaaaaaaaaaaatacacGATATAATAACCAGTGCATGCATTGTCAGGGAGGGGGCGCCGTGGCCAATGTAAGACTCTGGGTCCAGGGTGAAATTTAAAAGAAGCTTCCAAATTTGTAAGTTTCACATATTTTGCCCAACTGTGCCGCCTCC
It encodes the following:
- the SEC1 gene encoding Sec1p, whose translation is MNIEDPSSLFNVQKRYLHERLKEITSIGGLFALVLDKQTEALLLRLFSKDALLRIVTTIEQIDAPRKLQSFLSAIYFLEPSVYNLNCISADVKVKRYKMGHALFIPFTQWDTEQIRYFQSSKFLGNPDTMRYFGGDGSTATYIQASMFPLESRVFLTNHIPYNSMPVYYNDNCSEMVLPQIRKAAKAIVNAIIVAEEYPLIRFYASPKATHQAARLPELIADEVQRQLDDYLRANTDYPPKSALEKQRAILLITDRSMDLFAPLLHEFSYQAMAMDIVQSLERERIYKYQAENEKGEQQEMTSDLDAEDDELWTSLRHMHIIEASEVIINRINDLIKNNPMMVDRSKAKTSSDLMYVVAHLHGFDEDRRQVTLHKTLIDEILDINAKRKLAEFAADFEQTCCAEGTSFEGIHNKKLHEDLIVLLAREDLHVNDKMRLVLIYGLYRGGLCESDFVKLAKFIGVKNTQIVSLVSRCFYNLYKLDFPIVKKTPKDKKVDRQFFHTINNEGTYNTSRFAPGLKRVLYNAAKYELDEDWFPYFRDKPIAEDVPKGNGLNAGLDKNNSIRNPRVKASWAPSASRHGASHKSSKNKQRIFCYVAGGVTYSEMRSAYELSQALDKDFYLGSETVLKPRDFLIGLQDIDQVKQPDSLEIPLYDEITRPRTRAPSYLFDVPKPPSQPSTTANSRPVSSTHSHTSKPSAPSNMSSSGLGSSSPNPELPPDVIGKNTPSHYQKRTSQYTTDLSGENRTSEKKPSRLRRLFK
- the YPS7 gene encoding putative aspartic endopeptidase; the encoded protein is MHLCWCFVWSLFYAWASAADSESSLSASASSSRLSTSTSSSADSVITVPLVAKNKGIFFNVQLGDLAVLLDLQQPDLWVPRPEALIQSYCNVSDIPGTASSSRSAALAECTSDYPYGMLYAETTLSSDSGSTSTSSVETLIDLSGNPVSIAYPNAIVAEGEVGITTFNLSDTSEGDIILDDFAFVYVNHTNMIAGGLGLADNSRGTGFLNYFVNSETIKSHAYSAFMEYMSDNTEAAGELLLGAVNKKYFEGDFVSFPILPYTGLNSGSTLPTLLLSDLRVVNGNTSQSVSLLEQDPVPVLLDTRNSFNYFPLDVIIRLALQTNAFYNKENDEWIVKCSDVEESDAELHYQFGPLTIKAPLSSLLYASSNDTPLKFSGEAKACILNVSPSSYLGYTSLGLPFLTNAYFAVDNDGKHIALGNHNKNYTANTDFSLQSGSSKSNKSDDGASLIASGTIPFASTYNYTSSATLTINPANSSAAEAVLTKYSLASIVSGEVVVSGHSSSTVGPLKLQSSRSTSSKAMAGGAFTHWDRPGKEKLLIYVSLFIFGAFVGVVI